From Coffea arabica cultivar ET-39 chromosome 2e, Coffea Arabica ET-39 HiFi, whole genome shotgun sequence, the proteins below share one genomic window:
- the LOC113731397 gene encoding probable carboxylesterase 7, translating to MAANSPEILHDFSPMIRVYKDGRVERLLGKDIVAASVDPETGTESKDVQISPELNISARLYLPKKAQQDKKLPLLVYFHGGGFVVESAFSPPYHTHLNAVAAEAGVVAISINYRLAPEHPLPTAYEDSWIAVKWIASHSNGQGPEVWLRDYVDFDSVFFGGDSAGGNLAHNMALRVGLEKLDGINLDGIFLNCPYFWGKEAIGIELKNLEMKAYVEVLWHYVHPKSAGVDDPLMNPVMEPNLSRLGCKRVLVYVAEKDILKERGWLYKEALEKSEWGGDVEVVEVAGENHVFNLFFPKGENALSLLKKLAAFINKNDV from the coding sequence ATGGCTGCAAACTCACCTGAGATACTCCATGACTTCTCTCCCATGATCCGTGTATACAAGGACGGCCGAGTCGAAAGATTATTAGGCAAAGATATTGTAGCTGCATCGGTAGATCCAGAAACCGGAACTGAATCAAAAGATGTCCAAATATCACCAGAACTAAACATATCTGCTAGGCTTTACCTGCCCAAAAAAGCCCAACAGGATAAAAAACTTCCTCTTCTAGTCTACTTCCACGGTGGAGGCTTTGTGGTCGAATCTGCCTTCTCTCCTCCATATCACACGCACCTCAACGCAGTAGCTGCAGAAGCTGGTGTTGTAGCAATTTCAATTAACTATAGGCTCGCCCCCGAGCACCCTCTACCTACTGCTTATGAAGATTCTTGGATTGCAGTCAAATGGATTGCTTCTCATTCTAATGGCCAGGGTCCTGAGGTATGGCTCAGGGATTATGTTGACTTTGATAGCGTGTTTTTTGGTGGGGATAGCGCTGGTGGCAACTTAGCACATAACATGGCTTTAAGGGTTGGACTGGAGAAACTGGACGGCATCAATCTTGATGGGATTTTTCTCAACTGCCCttatttttggggaaaagaGGCAATCGGTATTGAGCTAAAGAACTTAGAGATGAAGGCCTATGTTGAGGTCCTCTGGCATTATGTTCACCCAAAATCTGCAGGGGTTGATGATCCATTGATGAATCCTGTGATGGAACCCAACCTTTCGAGGCTAGGCTGCAAAAGGGTGCTGGTTTATGTTGCGGAAAAGGATATTCTGAAAGAAAGGGGGTGGCTTTATAAAGAAGCTTTGGAGAAGAGTGAGTGGGGCGGAGATGTGGAGGTTGTGGAAGTTGCAGGGGAAAATCACGTCTTCAATTTGTTCTTTCCCAAGGGAGAGAATGCTTTGTCGCTGCTGAAGAAGTTGGCTGCTTTCATCAATAAGAATGATGTGTAG
- the LOC113731394 gene encoding probable carboxylesterase 7, whose product MNYEISRAIISFFPLLPDSALCSWFTMATNSNEILHDFSPLIRIYKDGRVERLEGEDTVAASIDPETRVESKDIAMAPEFNNVSARLYLPQNAKPGHRIPLLVYFHGGGFVVGSAFSHVYQEHLNSLVAEANVIVVSVNYRLAPEHPLPIAYEDSWLALKWIASHSKSGDGPEEWLNNYADFDRVYFGGDSAGGNIAHNMAFRFGTEELHGVNLNGIFLNCPYFWGNDPIANEAGRKGEKNFLDNLWFCICPSTTGLDDPRLNPAANPMISRLGCKRVLVYVGGKDVLKDRGWYYKEALEKSGWAGEVTVVEVEGEGHVFNLSSPRGANSLSMIKDLARFLNRN is encoded by the coding sequence ATGAATTATGAAATCTCCCGTGCAATAATTTCGTTTTTTCCCCTTCTCCCAGACTCTGCTCTTTGTAGTTGGTTCACTATGGCTACTAACTCAAATGAGAttcttcatgatttttctcCCTTAATCCGCATCTATAAAGATGGTCGAGTCGAAAGATTGGAGGGGGAAGACACTGTCGCTGCATCAATCGATCCAGAAACCCGAGTTGAAAGTAAAGATATCGCGATGGCACCAGAATTCAATAATGTCTCTGCCAGGCTTTACCTACCCCAAAACGCCAAACCGGGTCACAGAATTCCACTTCTAGTCTATTTTCATGGCGGTGGATTTGTCGTGGGATCTGCCTTCTCTCATGTTTATCAAGAACATCTTAATTCACTAGTAGCGGAAGCTAATGTTATTGTTGTATCCGTCAATTATCGACTAGCCCCAGAACACCCTCTCCCTATTGCATATGAAGATTCATGGCTGGCCCTCAAATGGATCGCTTCTCATTCAAAATCAGGCGATGGACCTGAGGAGTGGCTCAATAATTATGCTGATTTTGATCGCGTGTACTTCGGTGGGGACAGTGCTGGTGGTAACATCGCGCACAACATGGCCTTCAGGTTTGGCACAGAGGAATTGCATGGCGTCAATCTTAATGGGATTTTTCTAAATTGTCCTTACTTCTGGGGAAATGATCCTATAGCTAATGAAGCAGGGAGGAAAGGTGAGAAGAACTTTCTTGACAACCTCTGGTTTTGCATATGTCCCAGTACGACAGGGCTGGATGATCCCCGGCTAAATCCCGCGGCGAATCCTATGATTTCCAGGCTAGGCTGCAAAAGGGTGCTGGTTTATGTTGGCGGCAAAGATGTGCTGAAGGACAGAGGCTGGTACTATAAAGAAGCATTGGAGAAGAGTGGGTGGGCTGGAGAAGTAACGGTTGTAGAGGTTGAAGGGGAAGGACATGTCTTCAATTTGTCTTCCCCCAGGGGAGCGAACTCTCTGTCGATGATAAAAGATTTGGCTCGTTTCCTAAACCGCAATTGA
- the LOC113731399 gene encoding probable carboxylesterase 7, whose protein sequence is MDSLPPIPHADPALIAQDFVPFFRVYKDGRVEKFLQAPFVPPSDSDDPQSTGGVRSKDVIISPETQVGARLSLPATVKPDEKLPVLIYIHGGAFVIGSAFSVVYHNYLTSVAAEANVVAVSIEYRLAPEHPIPACFDDSWAVTKWVASHANRQGPEPWFNNHADFSRVFLAGDSAGGNIAHYMAVKASREGLGDGVKLVGLILAHPYFGKGGREELWEYITSDFKGWDDPRLNPMASSGLLSGLLCEKILLCTSETDFIRDRSLHYSEALKKSGWRGELEVVDVEKEGHVFHILNPSGDNAGILMKRLVSFLGN, encoded by the coding sequence ATGGACTCGCTCCCCCCAATTCCACATGCAGATCCTGCGCTAATAGCTCAGGATTTCGTTCCATTCTTTCGAGTTTACAAGGATGGCCGCGTCGAAAAATTCCTCCAAGCTCCCTTCGTCCCTCCATCAGACTCGGACGATCCCCAGAGCACTGGCGGTGTCCGATCAAAAGACGTCATCATTTCACCGGAAACCCAAGTAGGTGCACGCTTGTCTCTTCCGGCCACGGTCAAACCCGACGAGAAACTTCCTGTCCTGATCTACATCCACGGGGGGGCCTTTGTCATCGGATCAGCTTTCAGCGTCGTATACCATAACTATCTTACCTCCGTAGCAGCTGAGGCCAACGTCGTCGCCGTGTCCATCGAGTACAGGTTGGCTCCAGAGCACCCTATCCCCGCATGCTTCGATGATTCCTGGGCAGTAACAAAATGGGTCGCCTCCCATGCCAATAGACAAGGCCCCGAACCCTGGTTCAACAATCACGCCGACTTTTCAAGGGTGTTTTTGGCAGGTGACAGCGCCGGAGGCAATATTGCACATTACATGGCGGTCAAAGCCAGCCGAGAAGGGTTGGGGGATGGTGTGAAGCTTGTGGGGTTGATTTTAGCGCATCCATATTTTGGCAAGGGAGGGCGTGAAGAATTATGGGAGTACATCACTTCAGATTTCAAAGGGTGGGATGATCCAAGGCTTAATCCCATGGCGAGTTCTGGATTGTTGTCGGGCCTTTTGTGCGAGAAGATTCTGTTGTGTACATCGGAGACAGATTTCATTCGAGATCGGAGTTTGCATTACAGTGAGGCGCTGAAGAAGAGCGGATGGAGGGGTGAATTGGAGGTTGTGGATGTTGAAAAGGAGGGCCATGTTTTTCATATACTGAATCCAAGTGGCGACAATGCTGGAATCTTGATGAAACGCCTGGTTTCATTCTTGGGAAATTAG